Proteins from one Phocoena sinus isolate mPhoSin1 chromosome 8, mPhoSin1.pri, whole genome shotgun sequence genomic window:
- the LOC116757476 gene encoding LOW QUALITY PROTEIN: developmental pluripotency-associated protein 2-like (The sequence of the model RefSeq protein was modified relative to this genomic sequence to represent the inferred CDS: inserted 1 base in 1 codon; substituted 1 base at 1 genomic stop codon), whose protein sequence is MAHPNCEKNFFEEVLGEENMVLTLMPVNEEIVEDHLTEPSVSSTSEVKVESLSPDDQVHPPQTDEQFKACPKSSCSKPIYPLPTILPPXNVSRDTLRKWCQQLNLSTDGQKREVYLRLQKYAYPEKDQYIPESSREARLQSCPGKHKTVTKTASVQKRKMSENEERTNMVEVITSAQAAMSAAWSRIAARAVQPKAVNSRPLPTSVESFLPQASGVRWCVVRGRPLLADTEGWVRLQFHAGQTWVPNTPRGMISLFMLPACTFPSPDLEDNMLCPECAKRNXKIMKRLIAMGKRKKPGLDIPTSLLLDGPCLNTK, encoded by the exons ATGGCACACCCAAATTGTGAGAAGAATTTCTTTGAAGAGGTCTTAGGTGAAGAAAATATGGTTCTTACATTGATGCCAGTTAATGAGGAAATTGTTGAAGACCATCTAACGGAACCAAGTGTTTCTTCAACTTCAGAAGTCAAAGTGGAGTCACTGAGTCCAGATGATCAAGTTCATCCTCCTCAAACAGATGAACAGTTCAAAGCTTGCCCCAAATCTAGTTGTAGTAAACCTATTTATCCCTTGCCAACCATATTGCCTC ACAACGTGAGTCGGGACACTTTGCGGAAATGGTGCCAACAACTTAATTTGAGTACCGATGGTCAGAAAAGAGAGGTTTATCTGAGACTCCAGAAATATGCTTATCCTGAAAAAGATCAGTATATTCCTGAATCATCACGGGAGGCCAGATTGCAGTCATGTCCAGGGAAACACAAGACGGTGACCAAGACAGCAAGTGTTCAGAAAAGGAAGATGAGTGAGAATGAGGAAAGGACTAACATGGTTGAAGTGATAACTTCAGCTCAGGCAGCCATGTCGGCAGCATGGTCAAGAATTGCTGCAAGAGCTGTTCAACCTAAGGCTGTAAATTCACGTCCCCTGCCTACCTCTGTTGAGTCCTTTCTGCCGCAAGCTTCCGGTGTCCGGTGGTGTGTGGTCCGTGGCAGACCACTCTTGGCAGACACAGAAGGTTGGGTTCGCCTGCAGTTCCATGCAGGTCAGACCTGGGTGCCTAACACTCCCAGGGGGATGATCTCTCTCTTCATGTTACCTGCCTGCACTTTCCCATCCCCAGACCTAGAAGATAATATGTTATGTCCTGAATGTGCTAAGAGGaattagaaaattatgaaaagattaATTGcaatggggaagaggaagaaacctGGTTTGGACATACCAACATCATTGCTTTTAGATGGGCCATGtcttaatacaaaataa